In Aspergillus flavus chromosome 3, complete sequence, one genomic interval encodes:
- a CDS encoding tatD-related DNase yields MTGCCQEVQHRNCLADIDRYGDAFNKEAVKATGKRYRCFQMRVAFGVENFSRILGNSNTPISSCVRSKGTCAAFSLPRFGQQHSGVLYSKHFLSQSSRCSILSRKAFSTGSTKYLPAAKMGDTSKPLRYVDIGINFSDPVFRGEYHGKQVHESDLDDIIQRAREVGCEKFMVTGSDVEESRRAIEIAQNYPGFCYATVGVHPCQAKLFDEFSGGPSKMLDELRSLALESKKSGYAVAFGEIGLDYDRLFLSAKEPQLKYFEAQLDLAVEIQLPLFLHSRAASEDFERLLAPRLEKLPKKGLVHSFTGTMEEMKRMVALGLDVGVNGCSLKTEENLEVVKALPLERLQIETDGPWCEIRPSHASSKYLEGAPTLPKAVKKEKWQKGCMVKGRNEPIAIAHVAHVIAMVKGITVEEVCEAAWNNSVRMFGLGEGTS; encoded by the exons ATGACGGGCTGTTGCCAAGAGGTCCAGCACCGAAATTGTCTCGCGGATATCGATAGGTACGGGGACGCTTTCAATAAAGAAGCTGTGAAGGCAACGGGGAAAAGGTATCGTTGTTTTCAGATGCGTGTGGCGTTTGGCGTAGAAAACTTTTCCAGGATACTTGGGAATAGTAATACACCTATTTCGAGTTGTGTAAGATCCAAAGGAACCTGCGCCGCTTTTTCCTTGCCTCGTTTTGGCCAGCAGCATAGTGGAG TACTTTACAGTAAACATTTTCTGTCACAATCTTCTCGCTGTTCTATTCTCAGCAGAAAAGCATTCTCTACAGGCTCAACCAAATATTTACCTGCAGCCAAGATGGGTGACACCAGTAAACCCTTAAGATATGTCGAC ATTGGGATCAATTTTAGTGATCCTGTTTTCAGGGGAGAGTACCACGGAAAACAGGTTCATGAAAGTGACTTggacgacatcatccagcGTGCTCGCGAAGTAGGCTGCGAAAAGTTCATGGTTACAGGTTCTGATGTGGAAGAGTCCCGGCGTGCTATCGAAATTGCCCAGAATTATC CTGGATTTTGCTATGCCACAGTCGGTGTTCATCCCTGTCAGGCGAAGCTCTTCGATGAATTTTCGGGTGGTCCGTCGAAAATGCTTGACGAACTGAGATCCCTTGCACTAGAGTCAAAGAAATCTGGATACGCAGTTGCGTTCGGTGAAATAGGTCTCGATTATGATCGGTTGTTCCTAAGCGCAAAAGAACCTCAATTGAAGTATTTCGAAGCTCAGTTGGATCTCGCGGTAGAGATACAACtacctctcttcctccattCCCGAGCTGCTAGCGAGGACTTTGAGCGGTTACTGGCACCCAGGCTCGAGAAACTTCCTAAGAAGGGTCTCGTTCACAGTTTTACCGGGActatggaggagatgaaACGCATGGTGGCCCTCGGTTTAGATGTTGGCGTCAACGGTTGCAGTTTAAAGACGGAGGAGAACCTGGAGGTGGTGAAGGCTTTACCTCTGGAACGACTTCAAATAGAAACGGATGGCCCGTGG TGCGAAATCCGCCCGTCTCATGCATCCTCCAAATATCTAGAAGGTGCACCGACGCTACCAAAGGCTGTcaaaaaggagaaatggCAAAAGGGTTGTATGGTTAAGGGTCGCAACGAGCCTATTGCTATCGCCCATGTCGCTCACGTCATTGCGATGGTGAAGGGTATCACTGTTGAGGAAGTTTGCGAAGC TGCCTGGAACAACTCAGTTAGGATGTTTGGGCTTGGCGAAGGAACATCGTAG
- a CDS encoding tyrosine phosphatase family protein, which produces MANMAMVIPLAQKSSSSSLVGQNGFVTERAHLKGSLAESEPMYSELPPNFGEVVEGIYRSAFPSPWNLPALENLGLKTIITLVEEPYSVSHMSFLRENGIAHFRIIVQANKDPEEKTPDHVINGILEILLNKANHPILIHCNKGKHRTGCVVACFRKVQGWNLRDVLDEYLSYSWPKSRALDERFIEAFDATKLDQVAKESGAKLWKPTGSHRNPEPYMLRSTF; this is translated from the exons ATGGCTAACATGGCCATGGTTATTCCCTTGGCGCAGAAATCCTCCAGCAGTTCTCTTGTCGGTCAAAATG GTTTTGTGACAGAAAGAGCACACCTTAAAGGTTCATTGGCAGAATCTGAGCCAATGTACTCTGAGCTACCCCCGAACTTtggggaggtggtggaagGAATCTATCGCAGCGCGTTTCCCAGCCCTTGGAATCTTCCCGCGCTCGAGAACCTGGGTCTAAAGACTATAAT CACCCTCGTCGAAGAACCGTACAGCGTGAGTCATATGAGTTTTCTTCGTGAGAATGGGATCGCGCACTTTCGCATTATCGTTCAAGCAAACAAGGATCCGGAAGAGAAGACCCCTGATCATGTAATCAATGGTATCCTCGAAATTCTTCTTAACAAGGCCAATCATCCGATCCTTATTCATTGCAACAAGGGAAAG CATCGTACTGGCTGCGTAGTGGCCTGCTTCCGAAAGGTCCAAGGTTGGAACTTGCGCGATGTTCTTGACGAATATTTAAGTTATTCCTGGCCAAAATCTAGAGCTCTAGATGAAAGGTTTATCGAAGCGTTCGATGCAACCAAACTCGACCAGGTGGCTAAGGAGTCTGGTGCCAAACTGTGGAAACCCACCGGTAGCCACAGGAATCCGGAGCCCTATATGTTGCGTTCCACATTTTGA